Within the Arthrobacter sp. V1I7 genome, the region AACGTTCAGCTGGACGACATGCGCCCGCATGCCCACGAGCACCTGCCGTTCGGCGAAGGTACCGTCGATCTGCCCCTGGCGCTCGCCACGCTGGCCGAACTGAACTACCGCGGTGTGGCCGCCGTCGAGTTGCCGCGGCACTCCTACGATGCTCCGGGGCTGGCAGCGCGCAGTATGGATGCCCTGCGTGCCGGTTGGTCAGACTCCGAAGCCGTGAGGGAGACGGAACGCTGGCTGGAGGAGAGCACGACGACGATCGCTGCCAGCCCAGCCTCCCTCGCCAAGATCTTCGCCATGGCCGGCCGCCGTGTGGGCCACGGCCCTCTGCGTCCGGACGCCGATCCCACCGGTGTTCTGTTCGGCACCACAAGCGACCATGCACGTGGCCAGCTGATCGGCCGGCTTGGGGAGTTCCTTTCGCCTGATGAACTGGCCGACATCCTGCTGACTCTCTACAACGGCGGCGATTCGGCGGAACGCCGTGGCGTGCTCAGGGGATTGGGCGCGCTGGCCACAGACTCACCGAAGCTTCCCGACGTCGTCGTCTCCACGGGAGCGCGACTTACAGCTGAAGCGCTGCGGACCAATGAAAGCGGGCTCGTTACCGCCGCCGTCGGTCCCTTCGCGGCAGCCTATCTCGACCAGCACAGCTGGCGCCATGCGGTGCTGAAGCTGGTATTCATGGGGATCAGCCTCAACACGGTCACGGATCTCGAAGGACGGGCAGATGACGAGCTCGCCCGGATGGCAGGGGACTTCGCCGCCGAACGCAGCGCTGCAGGTCGCCCGATTTCGGACGACGTTCACATGCTCCTCCGATCCTCCC harbors:
- a CDS encoding TIM barrel protein produces the protein MTATTSAMPFGLGYGTNGFTDHPLPIALELLAELGYDAVALTLGHPHLDPFAEDLDMQLESLRSQLDELGLRIVIETGTRFLLDPRHKHRPALVDDEAANRVAFLRRAVDIAAAVQAECVSFFSGVLPEDITPETGWQRLTSRVADIVEYARGKNVTLAVEPEPGMLVETVSDVLRLRAELGDPDNLRVTVDIGHCVVVEPDGVRGALLQAGPLLANVQLDDMRPHAHEHLPFGEGTVDLPLALATLAELNYRGVAAVELPRHSYDAPGLAARSMDALRAGWSDSEAVRETERWLEESTTTIAASPASLAKIFAMAGRRVGHGPLRPDADPTGVLFGTTSDHARGQLIGRLGEFLSPDELADILLTLYNGGDSAERRGVLRGLGALATDSPKLPDVVVSTGARLTAEALRTNESGLVTAAVGPFAAAYLDQHSWRHAVLKLVFMGISLNTVTDLEGRADDELARMAGDFAAERSAAGRPISDDVHMLLRSSPSHSTSS